In Longimicrobiaceae bacterium, a single window of DNA contains:
- a CDS encoding electron-transfer flavoprotein:ubiquinone oxidoreductase, with translation MANSAGGPIIPVRYQPGLPTDRMVLSEAPDAEAIEMDVVFVGAGPAGLAGAIELARLIQKDAESGGELGEVQIAVLDKASSLGEHNLSGAVVNPRAFRELFPELKDEDFPFRAPVAREAVHVLTENRAVRVPTPPTMKNHGYFTASISEIVRWMGEKAEELGVNVLPGFPAESLLVDGSRVVGIRTTPSGLDRSGEPGGRYEPPTDITARVTVLADGSRGTLSQAYLQWQGIASENPQIFALGVKEVWETRVPLDTVVHTLGWPLPRDAFGGSFMYPLGGNQLAIGLVVGLDYRQTTLDVHEMLQRMKLHPLFRKHLEGGEMIEWGAKTIPEGGFYALPERRHGDGLLMVGDTVGFVDVPSLKGIHYAMQSGIYAARAIFDALKKGDVSAASLAPYDRMVDGSYIVQDMRRTRNMRLAFQDGFFVGGAKAALMTLTGGAFPGGKIDMEADNRAPRQPAPETPFTPDGRLTFSKVDAVFKSGNQTRDDIPSHLIVGEDIPPEVAQLYVHMCPAGVYELQGDRLVVNAPNCIDCKATDVIGPRWTPREGGSGPAYKVM, from the coding sequence ATGGCAAACAGCGCAGGCGGTCCCATCATCCCGGTCCGTTACCAGCCCGGCCTGCCGACGGACCGGATGGTCCTCTCTGAGGCGCCGGACGCCGAGGCGATTGAGATGGACGTGGTCTTCGTCGGGGCGGGCCCGGCCGGGCTGGCGGGGGCCATCGAGCTGGCGCGGCTCATCCAAAAGGACGCCGAAAGCGGCGGCGAGCTGGGCGAGGTCCAGATTGCGGTGCTCGACAAGGCTTCCTCCCTGGGCGAGCACAACCTCTCGGGCGCGGTGGTGAATCCCCGCGCCTTCCGGGAGCTGTTCCCGGAGCTCAAGGACGAGGACTTCCCCTTCCGCGCCCCCGTCGCCCGGGAGGCGGTGCACGTCCTGACGGAGAATCGAGCCGTCCGGGTCCCGACACCGCCCACCATGAAGAACCACGGGTACTTCACGGCCTCGATCTCCGAGATCGTCCGCTGGATGGGGGAGAAGGCCGAGGAGCTGGGAGTCAACGTCCTCCCCGGCTTCCCGGCCGAGTCGCTGCTGGTGGACGGAAGCCGGGTGGTCGGGATCCGCACCACCCCCTCGGGCCTCGACCGGAGCGGGGAGCCGGGGGGCCGCTACGAGCCCCCCACCGACATCACCGCCCGGGTGACCGTCCTCGCCGACGGCTCCCGGGGCACCCTGTCGCAGGCGTACCTCCAGTGGCAGGGGATCGCCTCGGAGAACCCGCAGATCTTCGCGCTCGGGGTCAAGGAGGTGTGGGAGACCCGCGTGCCGCTGGACACGGTGGTCCACACGCTGGGCTGGCCGCTCCCCCGCGACGCCTTCGGCGGGAGCTTCATGTACCCCCTCGGTGGGAACCAGCTCGCCATCGGGCTGGTGGTCGGCCTCGACTACCGGCAGACGACGCTGGACGTGCACGAGATGCTCCAGCGGATGAAGCTGCACCCCCTCTTCCGGAAGCACCTGGAGGGCGGCGAGATGATCGAGTGGGGCGCCAAGACGATCCCGGAGGGTGGCTTCTACGCGCTCCCGGAGCGCCGGCACGGCGACGGGCTCCTCATGGTGGGCGACACCGTGGGCTTCGTGGACGTCCCCTCGCTCAAGGGGATCCACTACGCCATGCAGTCCGGGATCTATGCCGCGCGGGCGATCTTCGACGCGCTCAAGAAGGGCGACGTGTCCGCCGCGAGCCTCGCCCCCTACGACCGGATGGTGGACGGGAGCTACATCGTCCAGGACATGCGCAGGACCCGCAACATGCGGCTGGCGTTCCAGGACGGCTTCTTCGTGGGAGGCGCGAAGGCGGCGCTGATGACGCTCACCGGGGGCGCCTTCCCGGGCGGGAAGATCGACATGGAGGCGGACAACCGGGCGCCGCGCCAGCCCGCGCCGGAGACGCCGTTCACGCCGGACGGCAGGCTCACCTTCAGCAAGGTGGACGCCGTCTTCAAGTCGGGGAACCAGACGCGCGACGACATCCCGTCCCACCTGATCGTGGGAGAGGACATCCCACCCGAGGTGGCGCAGCTCTACGTGCACATGTGCCCGGCGGGCGTCTACGAGCTGCAGGGCGACCGGCTGGTGGTGAACGCGCCGAACTGCATCGACTGCAAGGCGACCGACGTGATCGGCCCCCGCTGGACTCCGCGGGAGGGAGGAAGCGGACCCGCGTACAAGGTCATGTAG
- a CDS encoding 6-bladed beta-propeller, with amino-acid sequence MPSAVLRTSILAALAAGLLAAPAAQAQQNVRLPEKDRPLALRTTPVFAVGTAEGRDHEMFTRVDQVAFDRNDNLYVLDGGGNRVLVFDPAGRFVRQVGKKGGGPGEFQAPVGLAVQSDGALAVADLARRSYSLFGPDGKYLRSVPFAEEWMPMAVGSGAMAAHPRGGVVAAVRPAPAMRLDGAARRADVRSTPIFWQPFTAGAEPVRLFDAPTELNVQSQASQQPGGGQRVSFRTSVPVFSPRVNWGVRPGGGLVVSHTPGYTLKVLDAEGRVERYVQRPVRTRKVTERDRSRERERRRQSMLSGEGMRVTVVGGSGGAAPRVPGISKEEIEEMVRTLEFAETIPAIQNLRVDGAGRLWVERTGEAWGEPGPIDVVGADGRYLGTVTGQRLPAAFSASGRAAYVETDDLGVQRVVVRQLPRL; translated from the coding sequence ATGCCCAGTGCCGTGCTCCGTACCTCCATCCTGGCCGCGCTCGCGGCGGGGCTCCTCGCCGCCCCCGCGGCGCAGGCCCAGCAGAACGTGCGGCTCCCCGAAAAGGACCGTCCCCTCGCCCTCCGCACGACCCCGGTCTTCGCCGTGGGAACCGCGGAGGGGCGCGACCACGAGATGTTCACCCGCGTGGACCAGGTGGCGTTCGACCGGAACGACAACCTGTACGTGCTCGACGGCGGGGGGAACCGGGTCCTGGTGTTCGACCCGGCCGGCCGCTTCGTGAGGCAGGTCGGAAAGAAGGGCGGCGGCCCCGGGGAGTTCCAGGCACCGGTGGGGCTGGCGGTCCAGTCCGACGGGGCGCTGGCGGTGGCGGACCTGGCCCGGCGCTCCTACTCCCTCTTCGGGCCGGACGGCAAGTACCTGCGCAGCGTCCCCTTCGCGGAGGAGTGGATGCCGATGGCGGTGGGGAGCGGCGCCATGGCGGCGCACCCGCGGGGCGGCGTGGTCGCGGCGGTCCGCCCGGCCCCGGCGATGCGGCTCGACGGCGCCGCGCGCCGGGCGGACGTCCGGTCCACCCCCATCTTCTGGCAGCCCTTCACCGCGGGCGCGGAGCCGGTCCGGCTCTTCGACGCGCCCACCGAGCTCAACGTCCAGTCCCAGGCCAGCCAGCAGCCCGGCGGGGGCCAGCGGGTGTCGTTCCGGACGAGCGTCCCCGTCTTCTCCCCGCGGGTAAACTGGGGCGTCCGCCCGGGCGGCGGGCTCGTGGTCTCCCACACGCCGGGGTACACGCTCAAGGTGCTGGACGCGGAGGGGCGCGTGGAGCGCTACGTCCAGCGGCCCGTGCGGACGCGCAAGGTCACCGAGCGAGACCGCAGCCGCGAGCGGGAGCGGCGCCGGCAGTCCATGCTCTCCGGCGAGGGGATGCGGGTGACCGTCGTCGGGGGGTCCGGCGGGGCGGCGCCGCGGGTGCCGGGGATCTCCAAGGAAGAGATCGAGGAGATGGTCCGCACCCTGGAGTTCGCCGAGACGATCCCGGCCATCCAGAACCTGCGGGTGGACGGGGCCGGGCGGCTCTGGGTGGAGCGCACCGGGGAGGCCTGGGGCGAGCCGGGGCCCATCGACGTGGTCGGTGCGGACGGGCGCTACCTGGGCACCGTGACGGGGCAGCGGCTCCCGGCGGCGTTCAGCGCCTCGGGACGCGCGGCGTACGTGGAGACGGACGACCTGGGGGTGCAGCGGGTGGTGGTGCGGCAGCTCCCCCGGCTCTGA
- a CDS encoding alpha/beta hydrolase-fold protein encodes MAEHEKGWQEYPQENDGAHHTVVGTVRVFRDFHSPELDNRRDILVYLPPSYGDGDRRYPVLYMHDGQNLFDEATSFGAEWGVDKTLEAGAEHGLEAIVVGIPNMGAARLDEYSPWVEPRHEAGGSGDAYLDFIVQTLKPAVDRDFRTLPDRESTGIAGSSMGGLISLYAFFRHPDTFGFAGVMSPALWFGGRKIYGFVEEAPFVPGKLYLDVGTQEGAAELADVRRLRDLLVAKGYEKGRNFLYVVEMGGAHEERAWARRLRRELHFLLDVPLRRTRAAG; translated from the coding sequence TTGGCGGAGCACGAGAAGGGCTGGCAGGAGTACCCGCAGGAGAACGACGGGGCGCACCACACCGTCGTGGGGACGGTCCGGGTGTTCCGCGACTTCCACTCACCGGAGCTGGACAACCGGCGCGACATCCTGGTGTACCTCCCCCCGTCGTACGGGGACGGCGACCGCCGCTACCCGGTGCTCTACATGCACGACGGACAGAACCTCTTCGACGAGGCCACCAGCTTCGGCGCGGAGTGGGGGGTGGACAAGACGCTGGAGGCGGGGGCGGAGCACGGGCTGGAGGCCATCGTGGTGGGGATCCCCAACATGGGTGCGGCCCGCCTGGACGAGTACAGCCCCTGGGTGGAGCCGCGGCACGAGGCCGGCGGGAGCGGCGACGCCTACCTGGACTTCATCGTACAGACGCTGAAGCCGGCGGTGGACCGCGACTTCCGCACCCTCCCGGACCGGGAGAGCACCGGGATCGCGGGGTCGAGCATGGGCGGGCTGATCTCGCTCTATGCCTTCTTCCGCCACCCGGACACCTTCGGCTTCGCGGGGGTGATGAGCCCCGCCCTCTGGTTCGGGGGGAGGAAGATCTACGGCTTCGTGGAGGAGGCCCCCTTCGTCCCCGGCAAGCTGTACCTGGACGTGGGGACGCAGGAGGGGGCGGCGGAGCTGGCGGACGTGCGGCGCCTCCGCGACCTGCTGGTCGCCAAGGGGTACGAGAAGGGGCGGAACTTCCTCTACGTGGTGGAGATGGGCGGCGCGCACGAGGAGCGCGCCTGGGCCCGCCGGCTCCGCCGGGAGCTGCACTTCCTCCTGGACGTCCCGCTGCGGCGCACCCGCGCGGCGGGGTAG
- a CDS encoding gamma-glutamyl-gamma-aminobutyrate hydrolase family protein has product MQHRPVIGIPTQTLQSIDRIPDDLPHSWVMNSRYYTAVTHVGGVPWMVPLLDGDEDTLRAIYDHLDGVFLAGGVDMDPSSYGDDRHDLCGRTDLARDRVELLFAKWAMEEGKPVMGVCRGMQVINVAAGGTLWQDCADQLPESIKHDYFPGAGWARDHLAHDVTFPENTRLRRIFGAERVMVNSMHHQGIRRVGEGLVAAAVSPDGLLEALEGTGGAFLVGVQWHPEMLIEHDAGTLRLFEEFIEASREFHASRMFAAA; this is encoded by the coding sequence ATGCAGCACCGTCCCGTAATCGGCATCCCTACCCAGACCCTGCAGTCCATCGACCGGATCCCGGACGACCTGCCGCATTCGTGGGTGATGAACAGCCGCTACTACACGGCCGTGACCCACGTCGGCGGGGTGCCCTGGATGGTGCCGCTCCTGGACGGGGACGAGGACACGCTGCGCGCCATCTACGACCACCTGGACGGCGTCTTCCTGGCCGGGGGCGTGGACATGGACCCCAGCTCGTACGGCGACGACCGCCACGACCTCTGCGGGCGCACGGACCTTGCGCGCGACCGGGTGGAGCTGCTCTTCGCGAAGTGGGCCATGGAGGAGGGGAAGCCGGTGATGGGGGTGTGCCGCGGGATGCAGGTGATCAACGTGGCCGCCGGGGGGACGCTCTGGCAGGACTGCGCGGACCAGCTCCCGGAGTCCATCAAGCACGACTACTTCCCCGGCGCGGGGTGGGCGCGCGACCACCTGGCGCACGACGTGACGTTCCCGGAGAACACCCGGCTGCGCCGCATCTTCGGGGCGGAGCGGGTGATGGTCAACAGCATGCACCACCAGGGGATCCGCAGGGTGGGCGAGGGCCTCGTGGCCGCGGCGGTGTCGCCGGACGGACTGCTGGAGGCGCTGGAGGGGACGGGCGGCGCCTTCCTGGTGGGGGTGCAGTGGCACCCGGAGATGCTGATCGAGCACGACGCGGGGACGCTCCGCCTGTTCGAGGAGTTCATCGAGGCGTCGCGCGAGTTCCACGCCTCGCGGATGTTCGCGGCGGCCTGA
- a CDS encoding carboxylate-amine ligase, producing MKPPTLTIGIEEEYQIIDPNTRELRSYITEILHDDHLILGEIKPELHQSIVEIGTRVCQTPAEACAELKRLRGMVIGLAARKDLRVAAAGTHPFTHWTTQEITPLERYMGVKQDMQDLAQQLLIFGTHVHIGIEDREFLIDAMNVSRYFMPHLLCLTSSSPFWQGRNTGLKSYRSVVFRNFPRTGVPRIMRGWADYQYLMDTLVRTRCIPDGSKIYWDVRPHHLYPTLEFRFLDVCTRIDEAVCIAAILQAIIAKLWKLRRDNTTFRVYPPDLIEENKWRAVRYGLDGQLLDLGKQAELPARDLIRELLDWFIGDVVDELGSRAEVEYAYRILEEGASADRQLATFGRTGDLNDVVDHLVRETAEGVTV from the coding sequence ATGAAGCCGCCGACGCTCACCATCGGGATCGAGGAAGAGTACCAGATCATCGACCCGAACACGCGGGAGCTGCGCTCCTACATCACCGAGATCCTGCACGACGACCACCTGATCCTGGGGGAGATCAAGCCGGAGCTGCACCAGTCCATCGTGGAGATCGGCACGCGCGTCTGCCAGACGCCCGCCGAGGCGTGCGCGGAGCTGAAGCGGCTGCGGGGGATGGTGATCGGGCTGGCGGCGCGGAAGGACCTCAGGGTGGCGGCCGCCGGGACGCACCCGTTCACGCACTGGACCACGCAGGAGATCACCCCGCTGGAGCGCTACATGGGGGTGAAGCAGGACATGCAGGACCTGGCGCAGCAGCTCCTCATCTTCGGCACGCACGTGCACATCGGGATCGAGGACCGGGAGTTCCTGATCGACGCCATGAACGTGTCGCGGTACTTCATGCCGCACCTGCTCTGCCTCACCTCCTCCTCGCCCTTCTGGCAGGGGCGCAACACCGGGCTCAAGTCGTACCGGAGCGTGGTCTTCCGCAACTTCCCGCGGACCGGGGTCCCCCGCATCATGCGCGGCTGGGCCGACTACCAGTACCTCATGGACACGCTGGTGCGCACCCGCTGCATCCCGGACGGATCCAAGATCTACTGGGACGTGCGGCCGCACCACCTGTACCCGACGCTGGAGTTCCGCTTCCTGGACGTCTGCACCCGCATCGACGAGGCGGTGTGCATCGCGGCCATCCTGCAGGCCATCATTGCCAAGCTCTGGAAGCTGCGGCGCGACAACACCACCTTCCGCGTCTACCCGCCCGACCTGATCGAGGAGAACAAGTGGCGCGCGGTGCGCTACGGGCTGGACGGGCAGCTCCTGGACCTGGGGAAGCAGGCGGAGCTCCCCGCCCGCGACCTGATCCGCGAGCTGCTGGACTGGTTCATCGGGGACGTGGTGGACGAGCTGGGGAGCCGCGCGGAGGTGGAGTACGCCTACCGCATCCTGGAGGAGGGGGCGAGCGCCGACCGGCAGCTCGCCACCTTCGGGCGGACCGGCGACCTCAACGATGTGGTGGACCATCTCGTCCGGGAAACCGCGGAGGGGGTCACGGTGTAA
- a CDS encoding alpha/beta hydrolase-fold protein produces MWNREHQRWYSPSLSRDMELLVLGHGGARVLVFPTSMGRFYEWEDRGMPDALGEHLRNGWVQLFCVDSVDQESWYATWKAPGDRAIRHIQYEHYLLREVLPFSAHRNPNPFLITTGASFGAYHAVNFAFRHPHLVGRVVGMSGLYDVRRFTDGEEDANVFTNNPSHYVSHLHDVGRLEALRRMDIVLATGSDDAFVENNRYLSGILWDKGIGNALRIWDGWAHDWPWWRQMLVQYIGGHD; encoded by the coding sequence TTGTGGAATCGTGAGCACCAGCGCTGGTACAGCCCCTCGCTCTCCCGCGACATGGAGCTCCTCGTGCTGGGGCACGGCGGCGCGCGCGTGCTGGTGTTCCCCACCTCCATGGGGCGCTTCTACGAGTGGGAGGACCGCGGGATGCCGGACGCCCTGGGCGAGCACCTGCGCAACGGGTGGGTGCAGCTCTTCTGCGTGGACAGCGTGGACCAGGAGAGCTGGTACGCCACCTGGAAGGCGCCCGGCGACCGCGCCATCCGCCACATCCAGTACGAGCACTACCTGCTGAGGGAGGTGCTCCCCTTCTCGGCGCACCGGAACCCGAACCCGTTCCTGATCACCACCGGGGCCAGCTTCGGGGCCTACCACGCGGTGAACTTCGCCTTCCGCCACCCGCACCTGGTGGGGCGGGTGGTCGGGATGAGCGGGCTGTACGACGTCCGCCGCTTCACCGACGGGGAGGAGGACGCCAACGTCTTCACCAACAACCCGTCGCACTACGTGTCGCACCTGCACGACGTGGGTCGGCTGGAGGCGCTGCGCCGCATGGACATCGTCCTCGCCACCGGGAGCGACGACGCCTTCGTGGAGAACAACCGCTACCTGTCCGGGATCCTGTGGGACAAGGGGATCGGGAACGCCCTGCGGATCTGGGACGGCTGGGCGCACGACTGGCCCTGGTGGAGGCAGATGCTCGTGCAGTACATCGGCGGGCACGACTGA